In the Telopea speciosissima isolate NSW1024214 ecotype Mountain lineage chromosome 6, Tspe_v1, whole genome shotgun sequence genome, TGCTTCAAATCTCTGCATATCTTTTTAAATGCCTGGAGCTATCTGTTTATCTATTTTGatgtgaattcttctattccTTGGTGATGATCTGTTGTTTTTCAATGATTGCAGACCATGAGTTGTGCAGGTTTTATTGTTAAGGAGCCCATGGTAATTGGGCATGAATGCGCTGGGATCATAGAAGAAACTGGGTCTGAAGTGAAGCACGTCGTTGTGGGAGACCGTGTTGCTCTGGAGCCTGGGATCAGTTGCTGGCGCTGCAATCTCTGCAAAGAAGGCAGCTACAATCTATGCCCTGAGATGAAGTTTTTTGCAACTCCTCCAGTTCATGGTTCTCTTGCCAATCAGGTTTTCACAAAGTTCTCACTGtttcaaacaaaattttttaagattttgaaCTCAATCAGATGCTATGTTAGCCAATGtttagctaaaaaaaaaaatgtacccCTTGTTTTAACCCCAAACTCACTTCTATCTTCGAAGACTATTGTAACTACCCCATTGATGTTAGAAGTGTCACTGTATTTGGATACTGTGCAGACTAAACCATATGCTTCAAATTGAATCATTCATAGACATGGTAGAGGGTGGATGTTTGTACTTAGTATTCATATCTTGGGCTTCAAGAAAAATGGAATTGTGTTAAATATGGAATGTGCATTTAAACATTAGTTTCATTGTTTTCTGGCTATTATAGACCGTTTTACAGATGTAGCTTTTTCTTGTAACAGGTTGTGCATCCTGCAGATCTATGTTTTAAGCTGCCTGATAATGTAAGCTTAGAAGAAGGGGCAATGTGTGAGCCCCTTAGTGTTGGTGTCCATGCTTGTCGCCGTGCTAATATTGGGCCCGAGAAGAATGTGTTGATTATGGGAGCGGGTCCCATCGGGCTTGTTACAATGCTAGCAGCTCGAGCTTTTGGAGCCCCTAGGATTGTCATTGTGGATGTTGATGATAACCGTTTATCTGTTGCAAAGAAACTTGGTGCAGATGAAATTGTTAAAGTTTCAATTAATATTCAGGTATTTTTACTGGCTCAACTTTCTCTCCTCACTGTGTTAAGTGTCAACTAGGCATCAACTTTTTAATTGACTGAAATACTCCAGATGTTGCTCAATATATATCAAGTTGACTAATCGCAAGTGGACTAGCCAATTGTAaagttccattttttattttatgcaaaGCACTAGCAAACCATTATGTTATTCTTTAATGAGATTGCAGTCAagtaatttttttatgaataaccACAAATTTTATTGctgaagaagtgaagaacaGTTAAAGTACATTAGAGATTGTAATTGAGTAATTTAACCATCCTAATCCCATGGAAATTTAGTGGTCTTGTCATTTACAGCTAATGATAAGATAGGAATTGTATGTGGGATTTACTTTATACTACCTTAATCTCTTAATTCTGAATAAATAGATAGCCACTTTGAATGCCCtgctaaaataaataatatttttctaCTATAATAGGGACCTCTTCCAAAACTTTGTGCTCAAGTAAAAATGAACTTATCAAGGATAgactctttttaatttttttagaacTAGGTAAAGGTTTATATTAGTAATCAAAATAGTGGAAGGTGTAAGGGAATGCCCTGATTCTTAAAACCCAGGAAGGGTGATGGTGAAGTGAGGCAGCAAGCCAGGAATGCTATCCTCTGAAGTTATTTAGGCATTTCTTTCTTGGAAGGGAGCTTTGATATTGTTTACTTAAAGAAATTAGGAAACAAGAGGTAGGGGATCCTTTCATcacaaaagaaatttaaaaaaaaaaaacagatagcATTAAGGTAGAGCTAGGGTAGCCTATGCTCCTGTTGTAGAATGGTTCATCAAAGTAGTTATATTTTCCCCAAGTTTCTCATGCGTCTGGAGATCACTTTGTAATATAAACTAGTTGTTGGGGTATCCAAAGTATTAAGGTGCTATTTAAGAGTTGTGGATGCATGTTTACTGCAATATAATGGTGTCTGTCATTGAGTTAGAAAAAATTCTAGAATCTAATTGTTAGAAGAAAGATTAAGTAATTAATAACCGGTACTTGTCAGAACCGCCTGTAATTCTTCATGGTCAACTTTTCATTTCCTCCTAGTTTTTCTTGGGTATGCTATTATATCATGTTTCGAGTTTCAGCTGCTCAATTTTTTAAAGAATGCTATTTTTCCaggcaatattttttttaattgtggcCAAGATTCAAAAATTTAAAGGGCGACAGTTCTCACGCAGAATCTTCCTCTGGcaccatttggttgcaagggaaattgaagggaagggaagtgaagaTTTTAAACCTAATAAAGAAACTGTTATAATCATTGTCCCACAttattgtataaactacttaaatttatTGTCATATTAAGTAAATTTCTTAcctaaataaagaaattttcttattttattttttatctttgcTCACATAAATAAAACCTGATTCTTATTCCAGTGGCTCTTGTGCTTTCAGTCACCAGTTTGTAACTAACCTGTTCTGCAGGATACTGCTGAAGAAGTGGTTCAAATAAACAAGGCTATGGGAACTGGAGTGGATGTGACTTTTGACTGTGCAGGCTTTAACAAAACTATGTCTACAGCTCTGGGTGCTACCCGTGCAGGTGGTAAGGTGTGCCTTGTGGGAATGGGCCATAGTGAGATGACTGTTCCTCTTACTCCAGCAGCTGCAAGGTAAATTTAACTCTTTACTTTGGTTTCTAGATTTAATTGTTGAATctcagaaaagaaaatattttttctgcTTGGGTTCAAAGTCCTATTATATGTAACTATGGCACTTGTCTTTATGTTTTCTATTTAGCTTTTGTGATGGATCATTGTTAATTTTGGTCTTTCTTGGTGTCAGAGAGGTGGACATTATCGGCATCTTCCGCTATAAAAACACTTGGCCCCTTTGCCTTGAGTTTCTGAGTAGTGGAAAGATTGATGTGAAGCCCCTAATAACCCACAGGTTTGGGTTTTCACAAAAGGAggtagaagaagcctttgaaacCAGTGCTGGTGGAGGTAATGCCATCAAAGTGATGTTTAATCTGTAGATGAAATACAACACCTTCTTGGTTTCTTGTATTGGGCTAGATCTGTTCCTATCTGCTTTTATTGGAACACATTTTGTGAATATTAAGAAATAAAACTGTTAAGAGATATGTAACATGATGGGGGGGAGTCCCCCTATCGTGCTTTCCTTTTGTTAGGATACTTCGTTTATTTACTTTCCCAGTTTGATTAGGTTGctgttttagttttttaatCCATCGCAAGGACTTAGGAAGTCCTTGCTCCTTTGTAGTTgtgactatatatatataggagggAGGCTGGGGGTATAGCAgttttctctcccttcttcctcaatctgtgtcaatctctctctcaccccccccccccccttctttagCAAGCACTGGTTACAGGTTCTGGGATTCTTTACAAAAATATAGTGTCATCGTTATAATTTTATTATTCTCCTTTGGTGTATACATAGCTTTATAAACCCTTCACTTGTTTAGATGAGTAACTTCTTCTCCTCATTATTGGCCATCACAACATACCTTGCTCTGTAGTGGCTCTCTGGCTATAGTAAAAAGATAATGCATAAAACCAGCTTCTCCCTGGATCTCTGAATCTATTGTAGTATAACACTATCCTATAAGTGTTGCAGGTCTGCCTGGTGGAAATCATTCCTATTTGATCAATTTTTCAGGATATTTTAAGTAGCTACTGGTTTTTCATTGTTAAACAACCTTCCCCCaacccccctctccccccccccccccccccccccccaaaaaaaaaaaaacaaaaaacaaaaaactaccGTCATCAtacccaaaaataataataataataatctacaATAGTAAGGAAAATACAGAAAAGTTCGCTGTTGCCCATACCAAGATGCCAATGGTCGACTCTTCCAGCCTACTGCAGAAGCATTACATGCTAATGTGGAAGGATGGTAGATCCACCTGTTTGGAAATTGAATAATGTCTTTCTAGGTACTTAGGAGCCTCAGTGAATATGAGGTTAGTCCCATTTTTCCATCCTTTTTATGTTAAATCAAAGCAATGCACAACCTCATCAATCTGAGTTCACTAATTGATGTTTCCCATCTAAGATCTCCTAGTCCTAGAAAAAGTGTCAGTCCAAATTGGTTGCCTGACAACTCTCTACTCAGTAATTGGAATCAATACAACTCACACTCCCTCTACCCTCACACCCCTTTCACCAAATAAAGCCAATGCTCTTGCTCTTGTTCTTGTTTCAATTCTTTGAGGCTTCAGCATCATTTTCACATTTACATGTGAAGGTGGCTGAGAA is a window encoding:
- the LOC122666225 gene encoding sorbitol dehydrogenase, with product MGKGGMSHGVNEGEENMAAWLLGVNNLKIQPFKLPPIGPHDVRVRIKAVGICGSDVHYLKTMSCAGFIVKEPMVIGHECAGIIEETGSEVKHVVVGDRVALEPGISCWRCNLCKEGSYNLCPEMKFFATPPVHGSLANQVVHPADLCFKLPDNVSLEEGAMCEPLSVGVHACRRANIGPEKNVLIMGAGPIGLVTMLAARAFGAPRIVIVDVDDNRLSVAKKLGADEIVKVSINIQDTAEEVVQINKAMGTGVDVTFDCAGFNKTMSTALGATRAGGKVCLVGMGHSEMTVPLTPAAAREVDIIGIFRYKNTWPLCLEFLSSGKIDVKPLITHRFGFSQKEVEEAFETSAGGGNAIKVMFNL